The proteins below come from a single Deltaproteobacteria bacterium genomic window:
- a CDS encoding MBL fold metallo-hydrolase, with protein sequence MQGSFIEKRGKPGSFRLTGDRMEAIFLGTGSAWGLPEHGCRCQICEKMRLLGEERLRTSILVRGKESILVDCGPDMRIQLIRNRVDHIDALLITHGHSDHYIGLDELEALRRNRRQERWSPVPAFATEKTWEIVGRRFDYLLGKLLEKRSVRAGRPLDSLRTRVTPFRTVHSDSAGGSVGYVFEEETGNGPKRLVYTSDFVDVPGEDSILENPDILILSCNSFNEPASNQPGHMSFQRAIEYIRKWSPKSAVFLVHISDVDVLPGDEWGGFKKVRPLDPMKSPVTGLPYKVPTCHREWQERVDRVIADLDISCKVTVAHDGLRALLW encoded by the coding sequence TTGCAGGGATCATTCATCGAAAAGCGGGGCAAGCCCGGCTCTTTTCGACTCACGGGTGACCGAATGGAGGCGATTTTCCTGGGGACCGGCAGCGCCTGGGGCCTGCCGGAGCATGGCTGTCGATGCCAGATATGCGAGAAGATGAGGCTGCTGGGAGAAGAGAGGTTGCGCACCTCCATTCTTGTGAGGGGAAAAGAGAGTATTCTCGTCGATTGCGGCCCGGACATGAGGATCCAGCTGATACGAAACCGGGTCGATCATATCGATGCCCTCCTGATAACGCATGGCCACAGCGATCATTATATCGGTCTGGATGAGCTCGAGGCCTTGCGGCGCAACAGGAGGCAGGAGAGGTGGAGTCCCGTTCCCGCCTTTGCCACCGAGAAGACCTGGGAGATCGTGGGACGGCGGTTCGATTATCTGCTGGGCAAGCTCCTGGAGAAAAGGTCCGTCCGGGCGGGAAGACCACTGGATAGCCTCAGAACCCGGGTCACTCCCTTCAGGACCGTGCACAGCGATTCGGCCGGAGGGAGCGTCGGATATGTCTTTGAAGAGGAAACGGGCAACGGGCCGAAGAGACTCGTCTATACATCGGATTTTGTCGATGTTCCGGGAGAGGACTCCATCCTTGAAAACCCGGATATCCTGATCCTCTCGTGCAATTCCTTCAATGAGCCGGCCTCCAACCAGCCCGGACACATGAGCTTTCAAAGGGCCATCGAGTACATCCGGAAGTGGAGCCCTAAATCGGCTGTCTTTCTGGTCCACATCTCGGATGTAGACGTCCTCCCCGGAGACGAGTGGGGGGGCTTCAAGAAAGTCAGACCCCTGGATCCCATGAAGAGCCCTGTTACCGGGCTGCCGTACAAGGTGCCCACGTGCCACCGGGAATGGCAGGAAAGGGTCGACCGGGTAATAGCGGATTTGGATATCTCCTGCAAGGTGACCGTGGCCCATGACGGGCTCAGGGCCTTGCTCTGGTGA
- a CDS encoding M67 family metallopeptidase: MMRIPEAIFREMINHAGRELPLECCGLLAGREGVVTRVYPLENQEKSPVSYLAAPEQEFHALTEIEGLGLDLLAVYHSHPETESYPSQLDIEKAYFTEALYFIISLKDPVPRARAFRISRGGAVAEVRFEIF; encoded by the coding sequence ATGATGAGAATCCCTGAAGCGATTTTTCGGGAGATGATAAACCATGCGGGGAGGGAGCTGCCTCTAGAGTGCTGCGGGCTCCTTGCAGGCCGGGAGGGCGTGGTTACGAGAGTCTACCCCCTCGAGAATCAGGAGAAGAGCCCGGTCTCCTACCTCGCCGCTCCGGAACAGGAGTTTCATGCCCTGACGGAGATAGAGGGTCTGGGTCTGGACCTTTTGGCCGTCTACCATTCCCATCCCGAAACGGAGAGCTACCCCTCACAACTGGACATTGAAAAGGCGTATTTCACTGAGGCTCTCTATTTTATCATCTCCCTGAAAGACCCGGTCCCCCGGGCTAGGGCTTTTCGTATCTCCCGCGGAGGGGCCGTTGCCGAGGTGAGATTCGAGATCTTTTGA